A section of the Streptomyces sp. SCL15-4 genome encodes:
- the rpsS gene encoding 30S ribosomal protein S19 — protein MPRSLKKGPFVDDHLMKKVDAQNEAGTKNVIKTWSRRSMIVPAMLGHTIAVHNGKTHIPVFVTESMVGHKLGEFSPTRTFRGHVKEDRKSKRR, from the coding sequence ATGCCTCGTAGCTTGAAGAAGGGGCCCTTCGTCGACGACCACCTGATGAAGAAGGTGGACGCCCAGAACGAAGCGGGCACCAAGAACGTCATCAAGACCTGGTCCCGTCGCTCGATGATCGTCCCGGCCATGCTCGGCCACACGATCGCGGTGCACAACGGCAAGACCCACATCCCGGTGTTCGTCACCGAGTCGATGGTCGGCCACAAGCTCGGCGAGTTCTCGCCGACCCGCACCTTCCGGGGCCACGTCAAGGAAGACCGGAAGTCGAAGCGCCGCTAG
- the rplB gene encoding 50S ribosomal protein L2 — MGIRKYKPTTPGRRGASVADFVEVTRSTPEKSLVRPLHSKGGRNNAGRVTVRHQGGGHKRAYRVIDFRRHDKDGVPAKVAHIEYDPNRTARIALLHYADGEKRYILAPRNLQQGDTVENGPGADIKPGNNLALRNIPVGTTIHAIELRPGGGAKFARSAGASVQLLAKEGAYAHLRMPSGEIRLVDVRCRATIGEVGNAEQSNINWGKAGRKRWLGVRPTVRGVVMNPVDHPHGGGEGRTSGGRHPVSPWGKKEGRTRSPKKASNKYIVRRRKTNKKR, encoded by the coding sequence ATGGGAATCCGCAAGTACAAGCCGACTACGCCGGGCCGTCGTGGCGCCAGCGTTGCCGACTTCGTCGAGGTCACGCGGTCCACGCCGGAGAAGTCGCTGGTTCGCCCGCTGCACAGCAAGGGCGGCCGTAACAACGCCGGTCGTGTGACCGTTCGCCACCAGGGTGGCGGACACAAGCGCGCCTACCGAGTGATCGACTTCCGTCGTCACGACAAGGACGGCGTGCCGGCGAAGGTCGCGCACATCGAGTACGACCCCAACCGCACCGCGCGCATCGCGCTGCTGCACTACGCGGACGGCGAGAAGCGCTACATCCTCGCCCCGCGCAACCTGCAGCAGGGCGACACCGTGGAGAACGGTCCCGGGGCCGACATCAAGCCGGGCAACAACCTGGCCCTCCGCAACATCCCGGTCGGTACCACGATCCACGCGATCGAGCTCCGTCCCGGTGGCGGTGCCAAGTTCGCCCGCTCCGCCGGTGCCTCCGTGCAGCTGCTCGCGAAGGAGGGCGCCTACGCCCACCTGCGCATGCCGTCCGGTGAGATCCGCCTGGTCGACGTCCGCTGCCGCGCCACCATCGGCGAGGTCGGCAACGCCGAGCAGTCGAACATCAACTGGGGCAAGGCCGGCCGCAAGCGGTGGCTGGGCGTCCGCCCGACCGTCCGTGGTGTGGTCATGAACCCGGTCGACCACCCGCACGGTGGTGGTGAGGGTCGTACCTCCGGTGGCCGCCACCCCGTGTCCCCGTGGGGCAAGAAGGAAGGCCGTACTCGTTCGCCCAAGAAGGCGTCGAACAAGTACATCGTCCGCCGCCGCAAGACGAACAAGAAGCGCTAA
- the rplW gene encoding 50S ribosomal protein L23, with translation MAIRHPAIASKAAKAAKAARVAKARRHATEGKNTVETPLSKSYTDPRDVLLKPVVSEKSYALLDENKYTFIVDPNANKTQIKQAVQAVFDVKVTGVNTINRQGKRKRTKTGFGQRAGSKRAIVTLAEGDRIDIFGGPTA, from the coding sequence ATGGCCATCCGTCACCCCGCTATCGCCTCGAAGGCCGCCAAGGCCGCCAAGGCCGCGCGCGTCGCCAAGGCGCGTCGCCACGCCACCGAGGGCAAGAACACCGTCGAGACCCCGCTGAGCAAGTCGTACACGGACCCCCGTGACGTCCTGCTGAAGCCGGTCGTCTCCGAGAAGAGCTACGCGCTCCTCGACGAGAACAAGTACACGTTCATCGTCGACCCGAACGCCAACAAGACCCAGATCAAGCAGGCCGTCCAGGCGGTCTTCGACGTCAAGGTCACCGGGGTTAACACGATCAACCGCCAGGGCAAGCGCAAGCGCACGAAGACCGGCTTCGGTCAGCGTGCCGGCAGCAAGCGCGCGATCGTGACCCTCGCCGAGGGCGACCGTATCGACATCTTCGGCGGTCCGACCGCCTAA
- the rplD gene encoding 50S ribosomal protein L4 produces the protein MSTVDILSPAGDKAGSVELPAEIFDAKVSVPLIHQVVVAQLAAARQGTHKTKTRGEVRGGGKKPYRQKGTGRARQGSTRAPQFAGGGVVHGPVPRDYSQRTPKKMKAAALRGALTDRARHNRIHVVSGVVEGETPSTKAAKSLFGKISERKNLLLVVDRSDEAAWLSARNLPQVHILEPGQLNTYDVLVSDDVVFTQAAFESFVAGPKANDTEGSEV, from the coding sequence ATGAGCACTGTTGACATCCTTTCGCCGGCGGGCGACAAGGCCGGTTCCGTCGAGCTCCCCGCGGAGATCTTCGACGCCAAGGTCAGCGTCCCGCTGATCCACCAGGTCGTCGTCGCGCAGCTGGCCGCTGCCCGCCAGGGCACGCACAAGACCAAGACCCGCGGCGAAGTCCGTGGCGGTGGCAAGAAGCCGTACCGCCAGAAGGGCACCGGTCGCGCCCGTCAGGGTTCGACCCGCGCGCCGCAGTTCGCCGGTGGTGGCGTCGTGCACGGTCCCGTGCCGCGTGACTACTCGCAGCGCACCCCGAAGAAGATGAAGGCCGCCGCCCTGCGCGGTGCCCTCACCGACCGGGCGCGTCACAACCGCATCCACGTCGTCTCCGGCGTGGTCGAGGGCGAGACCCCCAGCACCAAGGCCGCCAAGAGCCTGTTCGGCAAGATCTCGGAGCGCAAGAACCTGCTCCTGGTCGTCGACCGCTCCGACGAGGCCGCGTGGCTGTCCGCCCGCAACCTGCCCCAGGTCCACATCCTGGAGCCGGGCCAGCTGAACACGTACGACGTTCTCGTCTCGGACGACGTGGTCTTCACCCAGGCCGCTTTCGAGTCCTTCGTCGCCGGCCCGAAGGCCAACGACACCGAAGGGAGCGAGGTCTGA
- the rplC gene encoding 50S ribosomal protein L3, translated as MAKQIKGILGEKLGMTQVWDENNRVVPVTVVKAGPNVVTQVRTNDVDGYESVQIAFGEIDPRKVNKPLKGHFAKADVTPRRHLVEIRTADASEYTLGQEITAEVFEAGIKVDVTGKSKGKGFAGVMKRHNFKGLGAGHGTQRKHRSPGSIGGCATPGRVFKGLRMAGRMGNERVTTQNLTVHAVDAEKGLLLIKGAVPGPNGGLVLVRTAAKGA; from the coding sequence ATGGCTAAGCAGATCAAGGGCATCCTGGGCGAGAAGCTCGGCATGACGCAGGTGTGGGACGAGAACAACCGTGTTGTTCCGGTCACCGTCGTCAAGGCCGGCCCCAACGTCGTCACCCAGGTCCGCACGAACGACGTCGACGGCTACGAGTCTGTCCAGATCGCGTTCGGCGAGATCGACCCGCGCAAGGTGAACAAGCCCCTCAAGGGCCACTTCGCCAAGGCCGACGTCACTCCCCGCCGCCACCTCGTCGAGATCCGTACCGCTGACGCCAGCGAGTACACCCTCGGCCAGGAGATCACCGCCGAGGTGTTCGAGGCCGGCATCAAGGTCGACGTGACCGGCAAGAGCAAGGGCAAGGGCTTCGCCGGTGTCATGAAGCGTCACAACTTCAAGGGCCTCGGCGCCGGACACGGCACCCAGCGCAAGCACCGCTCGCCCGGTTCCATCGGTGGCTGCGCCACCCCGGGCCGCGTGTTCAAGGGCCTCCGCATGGCGGGTCGCATGGGCAACGAGCGGGTCACCACCCAGAACCTGACCGTCCACGCCGTTGACGCGGAGAAGGGTCTGCTGCTCATCAAGGGCGCGGTTCCCGGTCCGAACGGCGGCCTCGTCCTGGTCCGCACCGCGGCCAAGGGGGCCTGA
- the rpsJ gene encoding 30S ribosomal protein S10, producing MAGQKIRIRLKAYDHEVIDSSAKKIVETVTRTGASVAGPVPLPTEKNVYCVIKSPHKYKDSREHFEMRTHKRLIDILDPTPKTVDSLMRLDLPAGVDIEIKL from the coding sequence ATGGCGGGACAGAAGATCCGCATCCGGCTCAAGGCCTACGACCACGAGGTCATCGACTCCTCGGCGAAGAAGATCGTCGAGACGGTGACCCGCACTGGTGCGTCGGTCGCGGGCCCGGTGCCGCTGCCCACTGAGAAGAACGTGTACTGCGTCATCAAGTCGCCGCACAAGTACAAGGACTCGCGCGAGCACTTCGAGATGCGCACGCACAAGCGCCTGATCGACATCCTCGACCCGACCCCCAAGACCGTTGACTCTCTGATGCGACTCGACCTTCCGGCCGGTGTCGACATCGAGATCAAGCTCTGA
- a CDS encoding DUF397 domain-containing protein, with protein MSTVELHWFKSSYSSSAEVDDCVEIALHWFKSSYSSSGEPGDCLEVAPTPSTIHIRDSKNADGPCLTVAPAAWADFVTYASRG; from the coding sequence ATGAGCACCGTGGAACTGCACTGGTTCAAGAGCAGTTACAGCAGCAGCGCTGAGGTCGACGACTGCGTGGAGATCGCACTGCACTGGTTCAAGAGCAGCTACAGCAGCAGCGGCGAACCCGGTGACTGCCTCGAAGTCGCCCCCACCCCCTCCACCATCCACATCCGCGACTCCAAGAACGCCGACGGCCCCTGCCTCACCGTCGCCCCGGCCGCCTGGGCCGACTTCGTGACCTACGCTTCGCGCGGCTGA
- a CDS encoding helix-turn-helix transcriptional regulator: MGEGVDEAGWDVEPGDEIEPVVQAVGRLLKVCRESAGVSVPELAEALGYGEDMIRKIERGARIPRPEFLDSADTFLKAQGHLRAFMEDMRKARYPKKVRALAELEGRAVEMLLYSNHNIHGLLQTPGYARALLEMRQPARSEDMVERGVAARMARKSVFERDPAPTLSFVLEQVTLERPYGGTMVLREQLQHLLEVARLRNVTLQVMPTDCEENPGASGLVEVLKFADGTAIGRSDGAFNGRPVSNLKDLRILELRYGMIRSQALPPRKSRDFIEKALGRL, encoded by the coding sequence ATGGGCGAGGGTGTGGACGAGGCGGGTTGGGACGTCGAGCCGGGCGACGAGATCGAGCCGGTGGTCCAGGCGGTGGGCCGGTTGCTCAAGGTTTGCCGGGAGTCGGCCGGCGTGAGCGTACCCGAGCTGGCGGAGGCCCTGGGCTACGGCGAGGACATGATCCGCAAGATCGAACGCGGGGCGCGCATTCCCCGGCCGGAGTTCCTGGACAGCGCGGACACGTTCCTGAAGGCGCAGGGGCATCTGCGGGCCTTCATGGAGGACATGAGGAAGGCGCGGTACCCGAAGAAGGTACGGGCGCTGGCGGAGCTGGAGGGGCGCGCGGTGGAAATGCTGCTCTACAGCAACCACAACATCCATGGGCTGTTGCAGACGCCAGGGTACGCGCGGGCGCTGCTGGAAATGAGGCAGCCCGCCCGCAGCGAAGACATGGTGGAGCGGGGAGTCGCCGCGCGCATGGCACGGAAATCCGTCTTCGAGCGCGACCCCGCCCCCACACTCAGTTTCGTCCTGGAGCAAGTGACGCTCGAACGCCCCTACGGTGGCACGATGGTGTTGCGTGAACAACTCCAACACCTTTTGGAAGTGGCTAGGTTGAGGAACGTCACGCTCCAGGTCATGCCGACCGATTGCGAGGAGAACCCCGGAGCTTCGGGGCTGGTCGAAGTGCTGAAGTTCGCGGACGGTACGGCGATCGGGCGCTCGGACGGCGCGTTCAACGGCCGCCCGGTCTCGAACCTCAAAGACCTCCGGATCCTCGAACTGCGCTATGGCATGATCCGGTCGCAGGCTCTCCCGCCGAGGAAGTCGCGGGACTTCATCGAGAAAGCGTTGGGACGACTATGA
- a CDS encoding ATP-binding protein, producing MNQEMGAPENHPTSHIPTFDIRLSPTPRGARLARLLAEQHLRSWGLPVEQVTQIVAELAANAVTHGRVPGRDFQLLIYVVGHTLRIEVTDTRDDRFPRLRPPSEDGEAGRGLLLVEALADKWGVAVGRRPRKTVWAEVTLAHRDPADRAPVARAAITQGTPG from the coding sequence GTGAACCAAGAAATGGGTGCCCCTGAAAACCACCCCACCAGCCACATCCCCACCTTCGACATCCGGCTGTCCCCCACACCCCGCGGTGCCCGACTCGCCCGCCTGCTCGCCGAACAGCATCTGCGGTCGTGGGGGCTGCCGGTGGAGCAGGTGACACAGATCGTCGCCGAGCTGGCCGCGAACGCCGTCACACACGGTCGCGTGCCGGGCCGGGACTTCCAGCTCTTGATCTACGTCGTCGGCCACACGCTCCGTATCGAGGTCACCGACACCCGCGACGACCGCTTCCCCCGGCTGCGGCCCCCGAGCGAGGACGGAGAAGCCGGGCGCGGACTCCTCCTCGTGGAGGCCCTGGCCGACAAATGGGGCGTAGCCGTGGGTCGTCGCCCGCGCAAGACGGTCTGGGCCGAGGTGACCCTCGCGCACCGGGACCCGGCGGACCGTGCTCCGGTGGCACGGGCGGCCATTACCCAAGGAACACCAGGGTGA
- a CDS encoding helix-turn-helix domain-containing protein has product MDIEDPSASARTQSRVTANNHPNRRSHHPGGLVHDHTRHTTRFTVIGNHLVQHAELSLLAIGLACHIQSLPPGARVDIKTLAARFPEGAIRIAAALRELETHGYLRRERTRVPGGRIVTRTISCNQPGRHAEESPAPRRRSQPRRTALPAVPKPAYPSPALLRTATDVLAGLRRRDPRLLLSATEAEHLAPGVAAWLERDLTPTAVREALTTGLPPEPLTRPAALLAHRLATGLPPVPPYHAPEAPPPARHPLQTCETCDRAFRAPGPGHCRDCRTDALEAA; this is encoded by the coding sequence ATGGATATCGAGGACCCTAGCGCGTCCGCGCGCACCCAGTCCCGCGTTACCGCGAACAACCACCCGAACCGGCGGAGCCACCACCCCGGCGGACTCGTCCACGACCACACGCGCCACACCACCCGCTTCACGGTGATCGGCAACCACCTCGTCCAGCACGCGGAGTTGTCGCTTCTGGCGATCGGTCTGGCGTGCCACATCCAGTCGCTGCCGCCCGGCGCCCGCGTCGACATCAAGACCTTGGCCGCCCGCTTCCCGGAGGGCGCGATCCGCATCGCGGCGGCCCTGCGGGAGCTGGAGACCCACGGCTACCTGCGCCGCGAACGCACGCGGGTCCCCGGCGGCCGGATCGTCACCCGCACGATCTCCTGCAACCAGCCCGGCCGCCACGCTGAGGAATCACCCGCACCCCGGCGCCGGAGCCAGCCCCGCCGTACGGCCCTCCCCGCCGTACCGAAGCCCGCGTACCCCTCCCCCGCCCTCCTCCGGACGGCCACGGACGTCCTGGCCGGCCTGCGCCGCAGGGACCCCCGCCTGCTCCTGTCCGCCACCGAGGCGGAGCACCTGGCACCGGGGGTCGCGGCCTGGCTGGAACGCGACCTGACCCCCACGGCCGTACGCGAGGCCCTGACCACCGGCCTCCCACCGGAACCCCTGACCCGCCCGGCCGCCCTCCTGGCCCACCGCCTGGCCACGGGCCTCCCGCCCGTCCCGCCGTACCACGCCCCCGAAGCACCCCCACCCGCCCGCCACCCCCTCCAGACCTGCGAAACCTGCGACCGGGCCTTCCGGGCCCCGGGGCCCGGCCACTGCCGCGACTGCCGGACCGACGCGCTGGAGGCCGCGTAG
- a CDS encoding response regulator transcription factor, whose amino-acid sequence MITVLIVDDQHLVRAGVRMLCDSTEDITVVGEAANGVDALRLAGQLRPDVVLMDLHMPGMDGTTATSHLLRDNPAARVVVLTTFDDDDRLYPALNAGACGFLGKDVEPPAVLDAVRRAAAGDSPYSPTVLRRVVERAALAWNDTASDPPHPATPFTGREREVLRLIAAGLSNSEIAARMHIGLTTVKTHVSNLMTKTGTTNRVRLAVLAIQEGIPAG is encoded by the coding sequence ATGATCACCGTCCTGATAGTCGACGACCAGCACCTGGTCCGCGCCGGAGTGCGCATGCTCTGCGACTCGACCGAGGACATCACCGTCGTCGGCGAAGCCGCCAACGGCGTGGACGCCCTCCGCCTGGCCGGACAGCTGCGCCCCGACGTCGTGCTGATGGACCTCCACATGCCCGGCATGGACGGCACCACCGCCACCAGCCACCTGCTGCGCGACAACCCCGCCGCCCGTGTCGTCGTCCTGACCACCTTCGACGACGACGACCGGCTCTACCCCGCCCTGAACGCCGGAGCCTGCGGATTCCTCGGCAAGGACGTCGAACCGCCCGCCGTCCTCGACGCCGTCCGCCGCGCCGCCGCGGGCGACAGCCCCTACAGCCCGACCGTGCTGCGCCGCGTGGTCGAGCGGGCCGCACTCGCCTGGAACGACACGGCGAGCGACCCGCCCCACCCCGCCACCCCGTTCACCGGCCGGGAGCGGGAGGTGCTGCGGCTGATCGCGGCCGGTCTCTCCAACAGCGAGATCGCCGCCCGCATGCACATCGGCCTGACCACCGTCAAGACACACGTGTCGAACCTGATGACCAAGACAGGCACCACGAACCGCGTGCGCCTGGCCGTGCTGGCCATCCAGGAAGGAATCCCAGCCGGCTGA
- a CDS encoding sensor histidine kinase, with the protein MRGRMERLLGRRFGPVRLALVVSGLGYLLLLRRPGELAGADWAVGIGVLAVAAFGGFRPSATALGQSALLALAELAAPLVAVEAKIGASAALFELAVRRWGRPTALASAALALAQLAGPVWPLSTELFPALYRAAVIVSVPVLLAAYIRSTERAAGMADERAREAERSRDLAEWGARMTERAAIARELHDMVAHHLASTVLRVGVARHVLPHTDPRLAEVLDDVHASANTALADLRRLLAALREPAADHLAPLLAETTDLPAAVHGVVERSRRLGTAVEADIDPAIARLDAMRSLTVLRLIQEGLANTAKHAGPAARVRLRVHAPDSTVHLVLENTLPAPPTPAPSGLSALSSGHGLLGMRERVALVGGTLTIGPGGDGWRIAATLPPANGPHP; encoded by the coding sequence ATGCGTGGACGGATGGAGCGCCTCCTCGGCCGCAGGTTCGGCCCGGTACGGCTGGCCCTGGTGGTCTCCGGCCTCGGCTACCTACTGCTGCTGCGCCGCCCCGGTGAACTGGCGGGCGCCGACTGGGCGGTGGGCATCGGCGTGCTGGCGGTGGCCGCGTTCGGCGGTTTCCGCCCGTCCGCGACCGCGCTGGGCCAGAGCGCCCTGCTGGCCCTCGCTGAACTGGCCGCGCCCCTGGTCGCCGTGGAGGCCAAGATCGGCGCCAGCGCCGCCCTGTTCGAACTCGCGGTGCGCCGCTGGGGGCGGCCCACCGCGCTCGCCTCCGCCGCCCTCGCCTTGGCCCAACTGGCCGGTCCGGTCTGGCCGCTGTCCACCGAGCTGTTCCCCGCCCTGTACCGGGCGGCGGTCATCGTCAGCGTCCCCGTCCTGCTGGCCGCCTACATCCGCTCCACGGAACGCGCCGCCGGCATGGCCGACGAGCGGGCACGGGAAGCCGAACGCAGCCGCGACCTCGCCGAGTGGGGAGCCAGGATGACGGAGCGCGCCGCGATCGCCCGGGAACTGCACGACATGGTCGCCCACCATCTGGCCTCCACCGTCCTGCGCGTGGGCGTGGCCCGGCACGTACTGCCGCACACCGACCCGCGCCTGGCCGAAGTCCTCGACGACGTGCACGCCAGCGCCAACACCGCGCTGGCGGACCTGCGCCGGCTGCTGGCCGCGTTGCGCGAACCCGCCGCCGACCACCTCGCCCCGCTGCTCGCCGAGACGACCGACCTGCCGGCCGCCGTCCACGGCGTGGTGGAACGGAGCCGCCGCCTCGGAACGGCCGTCGAAGCCGACATCGACCCCGCGATCGCGCGACTCGACGCGATGCGGTCGCTGACCGTCCTGCGGCTGATCCAGGAAGGACTCGCCAACACCGCCAAGCACGCCGGCCCCGCGGCACGGGTGCGGCTGCGCGTCCACGCACCGGACAGCACCGTGCACCTGGTCCTCGAGAACACCCTGCCCGCCCCGCCGACGCCGGCCCCGTCCGGGCTCTCGGCTCTCTCCAGCGGCCACGGCCTGCTCGGCATGCGCGAGCGCGTCGCCCTCGTCGGCGGAACCCTCACCATCGGCCCCGGCGGGGACGGCTGGCGGATCGCCGCGACCCTGCCCCCGGCGAACGGTCCACACCCATGA
- a CDS encoding MMPL family transporter, with amino-acid sequence MFALLGRFAVRRRRLVVAAALLFTLVAGVWGTQVFGAITGGAGFDDPGSASVRADRVLAGPLGRLQPDVVVLYRSPGRSFDDPAVAAPVRAALDALPREDLARVDSYWSSGASPDFLSRDRRSTYVTLQFKASDDQERVKALRRIEDRLRVPGLTVAFGGVTAMTEQVNALTGQDIGRAELLSVPLLLVLLVLVFRSAVAALLPLATGALVALGSFTVLRAVALVVPISSSVINVITILGLGLAIDYALFMVGRFREELAAGAPLDAAVQRTTATAGRTVAFSGLAVAISFAGLILFPSRFLSSMGYAAVSVVCFAVLSSLTVLPALLRFTGHRVDSWRVPLPWGRRTGRGQTATLIPAGDRPSPSKHLVPPAAPGRWYRTARLVMRRPVLTTVATAVLLLTIGAPFLSAHWVRPGDWVLPADADARVVARQLSTGFDRDPAKVLTAVVRTTRPTAAPDDAELDAYARRLRAVPAVSDAAVTAVHDGDARITLRYRPDPMSQEAAAMVRDLRAQTPPDGATVLLTGMPASRADIVHMIGSRVPWMALFVAAVSSLVLFLAFRSVAIPLQSVVLSLLSLFATFGVITWIFQDGHLSGLLGFTPIGAIDADFPVLIVAIAFGLAMDYQVFLLSRIKEHHDRGASGEEAIALGLQRTAGTITSAALLMIVVVCGFLASSIAFMQMIGVGLVVAVAVDATLVRAVLVPATLRLLGRRAWWSPRFLTGPRTPGTGDRSACTPRPQCGP; translated from the coding sequence GTGTTCGCGCTGCTCGGGAGATTCGCCGTCCGGCGGCGACGGCTGGTCGTCGCCGCCGCCCTGCTGTTCACGCTGGTGGCCGGTGTGTGGGGGACGCAGGTGTTCGGGGCCATCACCGGCGGCGCCGGCTTCGACGACCCGGGCAGTGCCTCGGTGCGCGCCGACCGGGTGCTGGCCGGACCGCTGGGCCGGCTACAGCCCGACGTCGTGGTGCTGTACCGCAGCCCAGGCCGGAGCTTCGACGACCCGGCGGTGGCCGCGCCGGTCCGCGCCGCCCTGGACGCCCTGCCTCGTGAAGACCTGGCCCGCGTGGATTCGTACTGGTCCAGCGGGGCTTCCCCGGACTTCCTCAGCCGCGATCGCCGCTCCACGTACGTCACCCTGCAGTTCAAGGCATCCGACGACCAGGAGCGGGTCAAGGCCCTGCGGCGGATCGAGGACCGCCTGCGGGTGCCGGGCCTCACCGTCGCCTTCGGCGGCGTGACCGCGATGACCGAACAGGTCAACGCCCTCACCGGCCAGGACATCGGGCGGGCCGAGCTGCTGTCGGTGCCGCTGCTGCTCGTGCTGCTCGTGCTGGTCTTCCGCAGCGCAGTCGCCGCGCTGCTGCCGCTGGCCACCGGCGCCCTCGTGGCACTGGGCTCCTTCACCGTGCTGCGGGCCGTCGCCCTCGTCGTGCCGATCTCCAGCAGCGTGATCAATGTGATCACCATCCTCGGCCTCGGGCTCGCCATCGACTACGCCCTGTTCATGGTCGGCCGCTTCCGCGAGGAACTCGCCGCCGGCGCCCCGCTCGACGCCGCCGTCCAGCGCACGACGGCCACCGCGGGACGTACCGTCGCTTTCTCCGGCCTCGCCGTGGCGATCTCCTTCGCGGGCCTGATCCTCTTCCCCTCACGCTTCCTCAGCTCGATGGGGTACGCGGCGGTGTCGGTGGTCTGCTTCGCGGTACTGAGCTCGCTCACCGTCCTGCCGGCGCTGCTCCGCTTCACCGGGCACCGCGTCGACTCCTGGCGTGTGCCGCTGCCGTGGGGCCGCCGTACGGGACGCGGCCAGACGGCGACCCTCATACCGGCCGGTGACCGGCCCAGCCCGTCGAAGCACCTGGTGCCACCGGCGGCACCAGGCCGCTGGTACCGCACGGCCCGCCTGGTCATGCGCCGACCGGTGCTGACGACCGTCGCGACCGCTGTCCTGCTGCTCACCATCGGCGCGCCCTTCCTCAGCGCCCACTGGGTCCGGCCCGGCGACTGGGTCCTGCCGGCCGACGCCGACGCGCGCGTCGTCGCCCGGCAATTGAGCACCGGCTTCGACCGCGACCCCGCCAAGGTGCTCACCGCCGTCGTCCGGACCACCCGCCCCACGGCGGCGCCCGACGACGCCGAGCTGGACGCCTATGCCCGCCGGCTGCGGGCCGTGCCCGCTGTCAGCGACGCGGCCGTCACCGCCGTCCACGACGGCGACGCCAGGATCACCCTGCGCTACCGTCCGGACCCGATGTCCCAGGAGGCCGCCGCGATGGTGCGCGACCTGCGGGCGCAGACACCCCCGGACGGCGCCACCGTGCTGCTCACCGGCATGCCCGCCTCCCGCGCCGACATCGTCCACATGATCGGCTCCCGGGTCCCGTGGATGGCGCTGTTCGTCGCCGCGGTCTCCTCGCTCGTGCTGTTCCTCGCCTTCCGCTCGGTGGCGATCCCCCTCCAGAGCGTCGTCCTCAGTCTGTTGTCGCTGTTCGCCACGTTCGGGGTGATCACCTGGATCTTCCAGGACGGCCACCTGAGCGGGCTGCTCGGATTCACCCCGATCGGCGCGATCGACGCCGACTTCCCCGTGCTGATCGTCGCTATCGCCTTCGGTCTGGCCATGGACTACCAGGTGTTCCTGCTCTCCCGGATCAAGGAGCATCACGACCGCGGGGCGAGCGGCGAGGAGGCGATCGCTCTCGGCCTGCAACGCACCGCGGGAACCATCACCAGCGCGGCACTGCTGATGATCGTGGTGGTCTGCGGCTTCCTGGCCTCCTCGATCGCCTTCATGCAGATGATCGGCGTCGGCCTGGTCGTCGCGGTCGCCGTCGACGCCACACTGGTCCGCGCCGTCCTGGTCCCCGCCACCCTGCGACTGCTCGGCCGCCGGGCCTGGTGGTCCCCGCGCTTCCTGACCGGGCCCCGGACACCCGGCACCGGCGACCGCTCCGCCTGCACCCCGCGCCCGCAGTGCGGCCCATGA
- a CDS encoding HEAT repeat domain-containing protein, with the protein MQEVVPIDTTNVPAQHTGLINALGAEDSSLRLQAALAAGSNPDPVFLETLVERCAVEPDFFVRDMLSWALVRLSREITLPRIREELDSQRNQARSQALHTLSKINDKSTWAWITRDMLRDADDEVARTAWRVAVALVPEGEEKGLADELVLQFGRGDRGVQLSLSRALIGLGEVIKPVLEKAAHHSDADVAAHARATELLRRNPETGFDAAVEEAKRVARLGPDRAAAAEAAAEDIRAGKTTVSAAAAEPAGRTRAPRTGRS; encoded by the coding sequence GTGCAGGAGGTGGTCCCGATCGACACGACCAACGTGCCCGCGCAGCACACCGGCTTGATCAACGCCCTGGGTGCCGAGGACTCTTCGCTCCGGCTCCAGGCGGCCCTGGCGGCCGGCTCGAACCCCGACCCCGTCTTCCTGGAGACCCTCGTCGAGCGGTGCGCGGTCGAGCCCGACTTCTTCGTACGAGACATGCTGTCCTGGGCGCTGGTCCGCCTCTCGCGGGAGATCACCCTGCCCCGGATCCGCGAGGAGCTGGACTCCCAGCGCAACCAGGCCCGCAGCCAGGCGCTGCACACGCTTTCCAAGATCAACGACAAGAGCACGTGGGCCTGGATCACCCGTGACATGCTGCGCGACGCCGACGACGAGGTCGCGCGGACCGCGTGGCGCGTGGCGGTCGCCCTCGTACCCGAGGGCGAAGAGAAGGGCTTGGCCGACGAGTTGGTCCTGCAATTCGGCCGCGGCGACCGCGGTGTGCAGCTCAGCTTGAGCCGGGCCCTCATCGGCCTCGGTGAGGTGATCAAGCCCGTCCTGGAGAAGGCCGCGCACCACTCGGACGCGGACGTGGCGGCGCACGCCCGTGCCACCGAGCTGCTCCGGAGGAACCCGGAGACCGGTTTCGACGCGGCGGTCGAAGAGGCGAAGCGCGTGGCCAGGCTCGGCCCGGACCGCGCGGCCGCGGCCGAGGCGGCGGCGGAGGACATCCGGGCGGGGAAGACCACGGTGTCCGCGGCGGCGGCCGAGCCGGCCGGCCGGACCCGGGCCCCGAGAACCGGGAGATCGTAG